A stretch of Apis cerana isolate GH-2021 linkage group LG1, AcerK_1.0, whole genome shotgun sequence DNA encodes these proteins:
- the LOC108004353 gene encoding adenosylhomocysteinase-like 1 isoform X3 translates to MADSGDAVNSTSSGKEARNTVTDGPVTDPASNNKDSKSGALKKSSRYRSRSLSASSTDSYSSASYTASSSDEDDVSPREKIQKTENGFIDFCVRNINQHAFGRREIEIAEQEMPGIMALRKRAAEDKPLKNAKIVGCTHINAQTAVLIETLVHLGAQVRWAACNIYSTQNEVAAALAHAGYPIFAWRGETEEDFWWCIDKCVAAENWQPNMILDDGGDATHLMLKKYNAMFKMIQGIVEESVTGVHRLYQLSKAGKLSVPAMNVNDSVTKTKFDNLYSCRESIIDSLKRSTDIMFGGKQVVICGYGEVGKGCCQALKGLGCIVYITEIDPICALQASMDGFRVMKLNEVIRNVDIVITATGNKNVVTREHMDKMKNGCVVCNMGHSNTEIDINSLRTPDLTWEKVRSQVDHVIWPDGKRIVLLAEGRLVNLSCSSIPSFVVSITAATQALALIELFNAPPGRYKSDVYLLPKKMDEYVASLHLPTFDAHLTELTDEQAKYMGLNKAGPFKPNYYRYVLFYTSPNII, encoded by the exons atggcTGACAGCGGGGATGCTGTGAATAGTACGTCGTCAGGAAAAGAGGCTAGAAATACCGTTACTGATGGTCCTGTCACTGATCCAGCATCAAACAATAAG GATTCCAAGTCCGGAGCCTTGAAAAAGTCCAGTCGTTATCGCAGTCGCTCTTTGTCAGCTAGTAGCACAGATAGTTACAGTTCTG cATCTTATACAGCAAGTTCATCAGATGAAGATGATGTATCACctcgagaaaaaattcaaaaaacagaaaatggttttatagatttttgtgTACGCAATATTAATCAACATGCATTTGGTAGAAGAGAGATAGAAATAGCAGAACAAGAAATGCCAGGAATTATGGCACTTCGTAAGCGCGCCGCTGAAGATaag cCATTGAAAAATGCTAAAATTGTGGGATGCACTCATATCAATGCTCAAACTGCTGTTCTTATTGAAACTTTAGTTCATTTGGGAGCACAAGTTAGATGGGCagcatgtaatatatattctactcAAAATGAAGTGGCTGCTGCCCTTGCTCATGCTGGCTATCCAATTTTCGCTTGGCGTGGTGAAACAGAAGAAGATTTTTGGTGGTGTATTGATAAATGTGTAGCTGCTGAAAATTGGCAACCTAATATGATATTAGATGATGGAGGAGATGCAACACATTTAAtgctcaaaaaatataatgctatGTTTAAGATGATTCAAG GAATCGTCGAAGAGAGCGTAACAGGTGTACAtagattatatcaattatcaaaAGCAGGAAAATTATCCGTTCCTGCCATGAATGTTAATGATAGTGTAACAAAAACCAAATTTGATAATCTTTATAGCTGCCGCGAAAGTATTATTGAtag TTTGAAAAGATCCACAGATATTATGTTTGGTGGAAAACAGGTTGTAATTTGTGGCTATGGTGAAGTTGGTAAAGGTTGTTGTCAAGCTCTTAAAGGTTTGGGatgtattgtttatataactGAAATCGATCCAATTTGTGCTTTACAAGCAAG TATGGATGGTTTTAgagtaatgaaattaaatgaagtTATTCGAAATGTAGACATTGTTATTACTGCAACTGGCAATAAAAATGTAGTTACGCGTGAGCACatggataaaatgaaaaatggctGCGTAGTGTGCAATATGGGACACAGTAATACCGAAATAGATATT AACAGTTTACGCACGCCCGATTTAACTTGGGAAAAAGTAAGGTCTCAAGTGGATCATGTTATCTGGCCAGATGGAAAGCGCATCGTATTATTAGCAGAAGGCCGGTTAGTCAACTTGTCTTGTTCCAGTATTCCTTCGTTTGTTGTGTCGATTACAGCTGCTACCCAAGCATTAGCACTGATTGAACTTTTCAATGCACCTCCAGGACGGTATAAAAGTGATGTTTATCTGTTACCAAAAAAAATgg atGAGTATGTGGCATCATTACATTTACCGACATTTGATGCGCATTTAACGGAGTTAACAGATGAACAAGCCAAATATATGGGACTTAATAAGGCTGGACCTTTTAAGCCTAATTATTATCGGtacgtattattttatacatctcctaatattatttaa
- the LOC108004353 gene encoding adenosylhomocysteinase-like 1 isoform X4, giving the protein MADSGDAVNSTSSGKEARNTVTDGPVTDPASNNKDSKSGALKKSSRYRSRSLSASSTDSYSSASYTASSSDEDDVSPREKIQKTENGFIDFCVRNINQHAFGRREIEIAEQEMPGIMALRKRAAEDKPLKNAKIVGCTHINAQTAVLIETLVHLGAQVRWAACNIYSTQNEVAAALAHAGYPIFAWRGETEEDFWWCIDKCVAAENWQPNMILDDGGDATHLMLKKYNAMFKMIQGIVEESVTGVHRLYQLSKAGKLSVPAMNVNDSVTKTKFDNLYSCRESIIDSLKRSTDIMFGGKQVVICGYGEVGKGCCQALKGLGCIVYITEIDPICALQASMDGFRVMKLNEVIRNVDIVITATGNKNVVTREHMDKMKNGCVVCNMGHSNTEIDINSLRTPDLTWEKVRSQVDHVIWPDGKRIVLLAEGRLVNLSCSSIPSFVVSITAATQALALIELFNAPPGRYKSDVYLLPKKMDEYVASLHLPTFDAHLTELTDEQAKYMGLNKAGPFKPNYYRY; this is encoded by the exons atggcTGACAGCGGGGATGCTGTGAATAGTACGTCGTCAGGAAAAGAGGCTAGAAATACCGTTACTGATGGTCCTGTCACTGATCCAGCATCAAACAATAAG GATTCCAAGTCCGGAGCCTTGAAAAAGTCCAGTCGTTATCGCAGTCGCTCTTTGTCAGCTAGTAGCACAGATAGTTACAGTTCTG cATCTTATACAGCAAGTTCATCAGATGAAGATGATGTATCACctcgagaaaaaattcaaaaaacagaaaatggttttatagatttttgtgTACGCAATATTAATCAACATGCATTTGGTAGAAGAGAGATAGAAATAGCAGAACAAGAAATGCCAGGAATTATGGCACTTCGTAAGCGCGCCGCTGAAGATaag cCATTGAAAAATGCTAAAATTGTGGGATGCACTCATATCAATGCTCAAACTGCTGTTCTTATTGAAACTTTAGTTCATTTGGGAGCACAAGTTAGATGGGCagcatgtaatatatattctactcAAAATGAAGTGGCTGCTGCCCTTGCTCATGCTGGCTATCCAATTTTCGCTTGGCGTGGTGAAACAGAAGAAGATTTTTGGTGGTGTATTGATAAATGTGTAGCTGCTGAAAATTGGCAACCTAATATGATATTAGATGATGGAGGAGATGCAACACATTTAAtgctcaaaaaatataatgctatGTTTAAGATGATTCAAG GAATCGTCGAAGAGAGCGTAACAGGTGTACAtagattatatcaattatcaaaAGCAGGAAAATTATCCGTTCCTGCCATGAATGTTAATGATAGTGTAACAAAAACCAAATTTGATAATCTTTATAGCTGCCGCGAAAGTATTATTGAtag TTTGAAAAGATCCACAGATATTATGTTTGGTGGAAAACAGGTTGTAATTTGTGGCTATGGTGAAGTTGGTAAAGGTTGTTGTCAAGCTCTTAAAGGTTTGGGatgtattgtttatataactGAAATCGATCCAATTTGTGCTTTACAAGCAAG TATGGATGGTTTTAgagtaatgaaattaaatgaagtTATTCGAAATGTAGACATTGTTATTACTGCAACTGGCAATAAAAATGTAGTTACGCGTGAGCACatggataaaatgaaaaatggctGCGTAGTGTGCAATATGGGACACAGTAATACCGAAATAGATATT AACAGTTTACGCACGCCCGATTTAACTTGGGAAAAAGTAAGGTCTCAAGTGGATCATGTTATCTGGCCAGATGGAAAGCGCATCGTATTATTAGCAGAAGGCCGGTTAGTCAACTTGTCTTGTTCCAGTATTCCTTCGTTTGTTGTGTCGATTACAGCTGCTACCCAAGCATTAGCACTGATTGAACTTTTCAATGCACCTCCAGGACGGTATAAAAGTGATGTTTATCTGTTACCAAAAAAAATgg atGAGTATGTGGCATCATTACATTTACCGACATTTGATGCGCATTTAACGGAGTTAACAGATGAACAAGCCAAATATATGGGACTTAATAAGGCTGGACCTTTTAAGCCTAATTATTATCG ctattaa
- the LOC108004353 gene encoding adenosylhomocysteinase-like 1 isoform X2, with protein MADSGDAVNSTSSGKEARNTVTDGPVTDPASNNKSLEASNSAFHGARTKLDSKSGALKKSSRYRSRSLSASSTDSYSSASYTASSSDEDDVSPREKIQKTENGFIDFCVRNINQHAFGRREIEIAEQEMPGIMALRKRAAEDKPLKNAKIVGCTHINAQTAVLIETLVHLGAQVRWAACNIYSTQNEVAAALAHAGYPIFAWRGETEEDFWWCIDKCVAAENWQPNMILDDGGDATHLMLKKYNAMFKMIQGIVEESVTGVHRLYQLSKAGKLSVPAMNVNDSVTKTKFDNLYSCRESIIDSLKRSTDIMFGGKQVVICGYGEVGKGCCQALKGLGCIVYITEIDPICALQASMDGFRVMKLNEVIRNVDIVITATGNKNVVTREHMDKMKNGCVVCNMGHSNTEIDINSLRTPDLTWEKVRSQVDHVIWPDGKRIVLLAEGRLVNLSCSSIPSFVVSITAATQALALIELFNAPPGRYKSDVYLLPKKMDEYVASLHLPTFDAHLTELTDEQAKYMGLNKAGPFKPNYYRY; from the exons atggcTGACAGCGGGGATGCTGTGAATAGTACGTCGTCAGGAAAAGAGGCTAGAAATACCGTTACTGATGGTCCTGTCACTGATCCAGCATCAAACAATAAG AGCTTAGAGGCATCAAATAGTGCCTTTCACGGCGCGAGAACAAAATTA GATTCCAAGTCCGGAGCCTTGAAAAAGTCCAGTCGTTATCGCAGTCGCTCTTTGTCAGCTAGTAGCACAGATAGTTACAGTTCTG cATCTTATACAGCAAGTTCATCAGATGAAGATGATGTATCACctcgagaaaaaattcaaaaaacagaaaatggttttatagatttttgtgTACGCAATATTAATCAACATGCATTTGGTAGAAGAGAGATAGAAATAGCAGAACAAGAAATGCCAGGAATTATGGCACTTCGTAAGCGCGCCGCTGAAGATaag cCATTGAAAAATGCTAAAATTGTGGGATGCACTCATATCAATGCTCAAACTGCTGTTCTTATTGAAACTTTAGTTCATTTGGGAGCACAAGTTAGATGGGCagcatgtaatatatattctactcAAAATGAAGTGGCTGCTGCCCTTGCTCATGCTGGCTATCCAATTTTCGCTTGGCGTGGTGAAACAGAAGAAGATTTTTGGTGGTGTATTGATAAATGTGTAGCTGCTGAAAATTGGCAACCTAATATGATATTAGATGATGGAGGAGATGCAACACATTTAAtgctcaaaaaatataatgctatGTTTAAGATGATTCAAG GAATCGTCGAAGAGAGCGTAACAGGTGTACAtagattatatcaattatcaaaAGCAGGAAAATTATCCGTTCCTGCCATGAATGTTAATGATAGTGTAACAAAAACCAAATTTGATAATCTTTATAGCTGCCGCGAAAGTATTATTGAtag TTTGAAAAGATCCACAGATATTATGTTTGGTGGAAAACAGGTTGTAATTTGTGGCTATGGTGAAGTTGGTAAAGGTTGTTGTCAAGCTCTTAAAGGTTTGGGatgtattgtttatataactGAAATCGATCCAATTTGTGCTTTACAAGCAAG TATGGATGGTTTTAgagtaatgaaattaaatgaagtTATTCGAAATGTAGACATTGTTATTACTGCAACTGGCAATAAAAATGTAGTTACGCGTGAGCACatggataaaatgaaaaatggctGCGTAGTGTGCAATATGGGACACAGTAATACCGAAATAGATATT AACAGTTTACGCACGCCCGATTTAACTTGGGAAAAAGTAAGGTCTCAAGTGGATCATGTTATCTGGCCAGATGGAAAGCGCATCGTATTATTAGCAGAAGGCCGGTTAGTCAACTTGTCTTGTTCCAGTATTCCTTCGTTTGTTGTGTCGATTACAGCTGCTACCCAAGCATTAGCACTGATTGAACTTTTCAATGCACCTCCAGGACGGTATAAAAGTGATGTTTATCTGTTACCAAAAAAAATgg atGAGTATGTGGCATCATTACATTTACCGACATTTGATGCGCATTTAACGGAGTTAACAGATGAACAAGCCAAATATATGGGACTTAATAAGGCTGGACCTTTTAAGCCTAATTATTATCG ctattaa
- the LOC108004353 gene encoding adenosylhomocysteinase-like 1 isoform X5: MADSGDAVNSTSSGKEARNTVTDGPVTDPASNNKSLEASNSAFHGARTKLDSKSGALKKSSRYRSRSLSASSTDSYSSASYTASSSDEDDVSPREKIQKTENGFIDFCVRNINQHAFGRREIEIAEQEMPGIMALRKRAAEDKPLKNAKIVGCTHINAQTAVLIETLVHLGAQVRWAACNIYSTQNEVAAALAHAGYPIFAWRGETEEDFWWCIDKCVAAENWQPNMILDDGGDATHLMLKKYNAMFKMIQGIVEESVTGVHRLYQLSKAGKLSVPAMNVNDSVTKTKFDNLYSCRESIIDSLKRSTDIMFGGKQVVICGYGEVGKGCCQALKGLGCIVYITEIDPICALQASMDGFRVMKLNEVIRNVDIVITATGNKNVVTREHMDKMKNGCVVCNMGHSNTEIDINKKEIYW; this comes from the exons atggcTGACAGCGGGGATGCTGTGAATAGTACGTCGTCAGGAAAAGAGGCTAGAAATACCGTTACTGATGGTCCTGTCACTGATCCAGCATCAAACAATAAG AGCTTAGAGGCATCAAATAGTGCCTTTCACGGCGCGAGAACAAAATTA GATTCCAAGTCCGGAGCCTTGAAAAAGTCCAGTCGTTATCGCAGTCGCTCTTTGTCAGCTAGTAGCACAGATAGTTACAGTTCTG cATCTTATACAGCAAGTTCATCAGATGAAGATGATGTATCACctcgagaaaaaattcaaaaaacagaaaatggttttatagatttttgtgTACGCAATATTAATCAACATGCATTTGGTAGAAGAGAGATAGAAATAGCAGAACAAGAAATGCCAGGAATTATGGCACTTCGTAAGCGCGCCGCTGAAGATaag cCATTGAAAAATGCTAAAATTGTGGGATGCACTCATATCAATGCTCAAACTGCTGTTCTTATTGAAACTTTAGTTCATTTGGGAGCACAAGTTAGATGGGCagcatgtaatatatattctactcAAAATGAAGTGGCTGCTGCCCTTGCTCATGCTGGCTATCCAATTTTCGCTTGGCGTGGTGAAACAGAAGAAGATTTTTGGTGGTGTATTGATAAATGTGTAGCTGCTGAAAATTGGCAACCTAATATGATATTAGATGATGGAGGAGATGCAACACATTTAAtgctcaaaaaatataatgctatGTTTAAGATGATTCAAG GAATCGTCGAAGAGAGCGTAACAGGTGTACAtagattatatcaattatcaaaAGCAGGAAAATTATCCGTTCCTGCCATGAATGTTAATGATAGTGTAACAAAAACCAAATTTGATAATCTTTATAGCTGCCGCGAAAGTATTATTGAtag TTTGAAAAGATCCACAGATATTATGTTTGGTGGAAAACAGGTTGTAATTTGTGGCTATGGTGAAGTTGGTAAAGGTTGTTGTCAAGCTCTTAAAGGTTTGGGatgtattgtttatataactGAAATCGATCCAATTTGTGCTTTACAAGCAAG TATGGATGGTTTTAgagtaatgaaattaaatgaagtTATTCGAAATGTAGACATTGTTATTACTGCAACTGGCAATAAAAATGTAGTTACGCGTGAGCACatggataaaatgaaaaatggctGCGTAGTGTGCAATATGGGACACAGTAATACCGAAATAGATATT aacaaaaaagaaatatattggtAA
- the LOC108004353 gene encoding adenosylhomocysteinase-like 1 isoform X1 — MADSGDAVNSTSSGKEARNTVTDGPVTDPASNNKSLEASNSAFHGARTKLDSKSGALKKSSRYRSRSLSASSTDSYSSASYTASSSDEDDVSPREKIQKTENGFIDFCVRNINQHAFGRREIEIAEQEMPGIMALRKRAAEDKPLKNAKIVGCTHINAQTAVLIETLVHLGAQVRWAACNIYSTQNEVAAALAHAGYPIFAWRGETEEDFWWCIDKCVAAENWQPNMILDDGGDATHLMLKKYNAMFKMIQGIVEESVTGVHRLYQLSKAGKLSVPAMNVNDSVTKTKFDNLYSCRESIIDSLKRSTDIMFGGKQVVICGYGEVGKGCCQALKGLGCIVYITEIDPICALQASMDGFRVMKLNEVIRNVDIVITATGNKNVVTREHMDKMKNGCVVCNMGHSNTEIDINSLRTPDLTWEKVRSQVDHVIWPDGKRIVLLAEGRLVNLSCSSIPSFVVSITAATQALALIELFNAPPGRYKSDVYLLPKKMDEYVASLHLPTFDAHLTELTDEQAKYMGLNKAGPFKPNYYRYVLFYTSPNII, encoded by the exons atggcTGACAGCGGGGATGCTGTGAATAGTACGTCGTCAGGAAAAGAGGCTAGAAATACCGTTACTGATGGTCCTGTCACTGATCCAGCATCAAACAATAAG AGCTTAGAGGCATCAAATAGTGCCTTTCACGGCGCGAGAACAAAATTA GATTCCAAGTCCGGAGCCTTGAAAAAGTCCAGTCGTTATCGCAGTCGCTCTTTGTCAGCTAGTAGCACAGATAGTTACAGTTCTG cATCTTATACAGCAAGTTCATCAGATGAAGATGATGTATCACctcgagaaaaaattcaaaaaacagaaaatggttttatagatttttgtgTACGCAATATTAATCAACATGCATTTGGTAGAAGAGAGATAGAAATAGCAGAACAAGAAATGCCAGGAATTATGGCACTTCGTAAGCGCGCCGCTGAAGATaag cCATTGAAAAATGCTAAAATTGTGGGATGCACTCATATCAATGCTCAAACTGCTGTTCTTATTGAAACTTTAGTTCATTTGGGAGCACAAGTTAGATGGGCagcatgtaatatatattctactcAAAATGAAGTGGCTGCTGCCCTTGCTCATGCTGGCTATCCAATTTTCGCTTGGCGTGGTGAAACAGAAGAAGATTTTTGGTGGTGTATTGATAAATGTGTAGCTGCTGAAAATTGGCAACCTAATATGATATTAGATGATGGAGGAGATGCAACACATTTAAtgctcaaaaaatataatgctatGTTTAAGATGATTCAAG GAATCGTCGAAGAGAGCGTAACAGGTGTACAtagattatatcaattatcaaaAGCAGGAAAATTATCCGTTCCTGCCATGAATGTTAATGATAGTGTAACAAAAACCAAATTTGATAATCTTTATAGCTGCCGCGAAAGTATTATTGAtag TTTGAAAAGATCCACAGATATTATGTTTGGTGGAAAACAGGTTGTAATTTGTGGCTATGGTGAAGTTGGTAAAGGTTGTTGTCAAGCTCTTAAAGGTTTGGGatgtattgtttatataactGAAATCGATCCAATTTGTGCTTTACAAGCAAG TATGGATGGTTTTAgagtaatgaaattaaatgaagtTATTCGAAATGTAGACATTGTTATTACTGCAACTGGCAATAAAAATGTAGTTACGCGTGAGCACatggataaaatgaaaaatggctGCGTAGTGTGCAATATGGGACACAGTAATACCGAAATAGATATT AACAGTTTACGCACGCCCGATTTAACTTGGGAAAAAGTAAGGTCTCAAGTGGATCATGTTATCTGGCCAGATGGAAAGCGCATCGTATTATTAGCAGAAGGCCGGTTAGTCAACTTGTCTTGTTCCAGTATTCCTTCGTTTGTTGTGTCGATTACAGCTGCTACCCAAGCATTAGCACTGATTGAACTTTTCAATGCACCTCCAGGACGGTATAAAAGTGATGTTTATCTGTTACCAAAAAAAATgg atGAGTATGTGGCATCATTACATTTACCGACATTTGATGCGCATTTAACGGAGTTAACAGATGAACAAGCCAAATATATGGGACTTAATAAGGCTGGACCTTTTAAGCCTAATTATTATCGGtacgtattattttatacatctcctaatattatttaa